The sequence CCTCTTCAGGTCTGACCGCTCTGCACGCACAGCCTCCACTGACGATCCAAGCACATAAAGAACCAACTCCCCCATCTGTTGACCAGAGCCTAAATTGGATTAGACATACAGGATTGGGAAGCTTgaagagcccagcagctggggtggcatgggacagcctgggctgcttGGCAGGATGAGTCTTCAGACTGTAAATAAGTCCCCTGATGTTGGAGTGTCCCAAATTCAGTAGGTCCCATGGAAATAACTAAATCCTGCAGGaatgagctgcaggaggggcagtGGGGGAGGGCCCCTGTGAAACTGGCTGTAAGGAAAGCCTGGCAATGGAGGATAAGGCTGGTGAGCCAGCAGGAAACAAGCAGGTTTGACAAACTCTGTGCCACAGATGGGTTTAATTCTGCAGGGTCAGCATTTCTTGGTGAATGCATCTGTCAGGAGAAATTCCGGCTCCTGTCTTGTCGGAGGCATTCAGAGCACTCTGCTTGGGAAGCAAACCCATGCCTGCAAACCCctgcttcccttttctttcccgTGGCTCAGTTTTGTTTGTCACTGCCAGATATTCTAGCAGGAACTGACTTCGGAGCAGTTTCTGTGGTCTCATATCTTcctctggaacaggctgctggGACAAaccaaatactgaaaaaatgggaagttTCAGCTTTGTGGTAACTTGAGAAAACATAATTcagacacatttaaaaaaaaaaccctgttttaTACAGGCTGAGGAAGTAGGTTTtggttggatattgggaaggaattcttccctgcgagggtggtgaggccctggcacaggtttcccagagaagctgtggctgctccatccctggaagtgtccaaggccaggttggatggtgcttggagcaacctggaatagtggaaggtatccctgcccatggcagcaggctggaactggatgatctttgagatctcttccaacccagatTTAGGATTTTTATGTTACACTCTCCTCATCCCCAGGATCTACAGCTTCCAGGATTTCTCCCACATTTAAATGTCATGTCAACACTTAAATTTAACATTACCagccccatttttttcctggagaggGTCTGTCTGCTGATAAGAAGGAACAGGGAGGACCTAAGAGTCACAGAGGTCACAACCCAGCACAGGATCTGGAGTCATCCCCGATACTGCTGGaatggctgggcagggatgtgcaggaatTTGCACTAATGACAGGATGGTGCAAAAGGAAGAGGTGACCAGAGCCACCAAGGACCAGTTTTCTGTGGTGGGAATTACACCAGGCGAGGAAGGAAGTACTTCTGAGAACCTGATGATCcttttgggtcccttccagctcaggatattttatattctgtggGCTAAGATCATCTCCCAACTGCTCCCCAAGGTTGTTGTGTGGGACAGGCttaacacagcagctctgctggcagagatTTCTGTTCTAGTCCAGCCCACAAAACACTGCCCCGAGTGCTCCAGCCTCTTCTTGCAAGTTTGGAGGTCACTGGAGGACTTTATTTAACCATTCGCTTAATACTGTGAGTGCAAGGccaaaaaagtatttcttcacaaaaaggaGGGTGAAGCAAGAGAGGCAGCAGGGGTAGAGTCCAGCACCAGGAATGTGACACGTGCTGGGAAAAGGTGGAGACAGCTATAAAAACACACTTGAGGGAGAAGGAGATAAGGAGGTGGCTGGATCAGAGGGCAAACTGGTGCTGGGGTAAATACTTCATGGTTGTGGCATGCAGGGGAGGAATGGGTACAGTTAAAATCAGGAAATTATGAGTGTGGCAGGACCCTTGATGGGTGGGGGCAGCAGAGATGGTTCAGAAATTAAACCTAGACTAACTAGGCCTGCAAAGGTTTGATGTTGAACTAGACGAGTTAAAGCTTGTAATTGAGGGTCAGTAAAAGCTTGCTCAGCTTCAGGTGGGACGCAGAGAGGTTCTTTCCCACCACGCTTCTGTTTCAGGGTTTGTGTGAGACTTCCTGGGCCTGGCTGTGCACGTGAGGCACCAAAACCCCAGAGGAATTTGCAAATGAGACGTTTACCCTGTCAGTGGAGCAGAACTGCTCAAACAGCTTTCCTCCAATGACACAGGAAGGGGAcagagacctttttttttttttttccagtaattgCATCATGCTCTGGAGTTGGGAATCGTTCAGGTTTCTTCCAGAGAGGGTTGGAACTGCTCTGTGACAGAGTCCTGCCTCACCTGCCAAAACGtggagagggctgggaggaCATGAGAGGGCAGGAACCCAGCACCTCCATCCTTGCTGCTTCCTCTCATCCCCAAATTGTCTTTGTCTGGAGCACTTTGCTGCAACAAAGTGCTTTTccaggtgctggcacagcccccaaaACTCCATGGAATTCTGGAGCTGGGATCCCTGGAatccctggaattcctgctcccacCATCCTGTTGGATGAGAGGCCTGACTCCTTATCCCAACCCTTCCTCTTCATCCCACCCTGGATGTTCCTCCTCCTGAAGTCCCTCCTGATCTCTCTGGATCAAAGTTGTCCAGGAGACCCTCAGGATCATATTTGGAGCACCCAAGGATGCTCCAGACATAGATTTTTCCACGGGCAAACCAAGCTGCAGGTTATTCTTTGCTGTCTGTGGTGCCCAACAGGTCACTGTCCTCTACCACCTCTGCTGCACcctgtggggaaaaattgagaTTTCTCTCAGGTAGCCTCTGAGATTCCcgaaaattcctgaaataaagGTGCCCAACCAGGTATTTGGGTCACAccatttattatatttttttatagaTAAAGGAATGAAACCTTCATCTGCCCCCTCCAACCACAACCTGCAGTCAGAACCTGGCTCTCAGGTGGATGAACTTTCACTTCTGGCTGACAtccacatttccttttcccttctctccccgAGCCTAAGGTGAAAGTGGATTGCTGTCTGGTGAGGCTcagctggtgctggaattctcacaCTTCCTCCTTCCAAAGTCTGTGTGAGTCAGCCGTGCTTGTTTTAGGCTTTTGACAGGAAAACAACTGTGACTCTTTAAGAAGATCTTGtttctcaggcaaaaaaaaccctttaatttccctgagcagcctcagcaggcCCTCCTCAGACTGCGCCCATGGCTCCGGGAGCCCTCTTTAAGCTCAAGCCTAATCCTTTAGGCCCCGTAAGTGTCCCTGTCTCCAGCCATGTCCTGGATGACCTTGGCCATGAGCTGGGTTTTGTCTCCATCTGTTTCTGCCCTCAGGTTGTGACTTTTAGGGTTGGAATTGCTGATCCTTTTGCTCTTCCAACCCAGGGTATTTCATGATTCTCTTCTCCAACACTAATCCTTAATTATATCATGTCTATCTCTGTCTCCAGGCCTAATTCCATCTCCTGGGTGAACTCTGGACTCattttatagctttttttttttccaattctggCCTTTTTTTTGTGCCATCAAAGGTTCTGGACCACCCACAAAATTGTCTAGGCACCTCCTCTCCCACAACAGGGGTCTCATCTCCAGGTTTTTTGGGGTATGAAGAGGCTTTTCAGTCCTCTCCCTTACTCCTTCCAccaaaaaaatgcacttttctgTGAGCAAGGAATTCACCAGGTTCCAAGGAGGCAGCACAAAAATATGCTGAAGCTGTAGGCAAGGTGATAGACTTATGGAGGTTTGTAGTGGAAATGTTAAATTTGGTGTGAAAAAATAGGAATGGGAATGCGTGGAAGAACCAGAAGAACCTGCAGAGCAAAAGGTAAAAGGAAAGGCATTTGCTGAGTGCCTGTGTTCGTTCAAAAGTAGAGAAAGAACAAGCTGACCTTGGACAGGAAACTAAGAGCGGGGTGGGAGCCATAAAACGCTCAGATAAAGTAAACAAAAGGGCTGGAATATTCAGGAATTTCATGTCAAAGGGGAGAAACGAAACAGAAAGTGAGCAAAGACAGCATTGTCTCACCAAAAgctgtaaaaaaccaaaatttggggtttttttgctctgcCTTTCACCTTTTACCTTCACCTTGTGCTCAGCCTTAAAGGCACAAGGAGAGTTGCAGGGCTTTCATCTTTTTtggctgctggtggcacagaaGTGACACAGGACAGATGATCTGGGCACACCCACACTGGTGCTTGTGACCCAGTGAAATCCACAAGGAAGAGTGTGAAAGGCAAAATCCACTTTCtccaagatttttttatattgtcAAATATAaaatctcttctctcttctccccgAAGATCTCGAAGTGGGGAGTTTTATTCCTCTGGTTTCCTGTGACTGCAGAAGGGAGTTTCTCATTCCCAGGAGCGGTGTCTGCTCGTTATCTAATTGCTGATTAACATCAAATTCTgcatcctggagctgcaggcaggtcCCAGGTGAGCTGTTGTGAGCActgggcacagagccagggcttgttcctgcctctcctggacCAAGGAAAATTATACCCCTGGCACACCCAATTCTTTGTGTGGAATTTAAGGATTTGCTTGAGTAAGGAATcagctggaaaatggggaaaccATCATTCCTGTGCAGAGCTCTCTCCACCTTctgcctcagccctgctttAGTGCTGACTGAAATCCTGGgatccctggagctgggcatcCTTTGGAGTGAAAATTCCTACGTGGAAGTTCTTTCTACATCACTGGAAGAGATTTGGGCCACTTTTGCTGTTCAGCCTTTgtcttggagcaacctgatctcgtggaaggtgtccctgctcatggccaGAGTGGTTGGAATGAGATCTTGtaggtcccttcccacccaaaacattccatggttctgtgataaagccaaacccagccctgaacacccctgctctgctctggtggaGGGAACCAGCTCCACGTGGGAATGACAGAAAGGTGACAGAGAgaggcaggaatgggaatgaCCAGGAATGAGTTCAttctccagccccagtgcagaCATGGAGGAGACGCTGAGAGCGGAGTTTTTCCATGCTATGATGAATCCTAATTGTGGTActaaagctgctgcttctggaggCAGTTTTCCAGCTCTTCACCCTACTTTGGAtgccaggaattccttctgATCCTATCAAAAATCCTCTTTGCTACTGCATCAACCCCAGCACAAAAAGTGGGAAGAGCAAAGCAGCCCCAAGCCTTCCATTTGGAGGATCTGGAAGGTTCTCGTCCCATCACACACCACTTCACACTTCCCAGCTCATCTTACACATTTTTCCATGGAGTGCAGAATTCCAGCAGGGCtttgtttcacattttttccccaaagtttGACACGTGTTAAACTTGTGATCCAGCACATCTTCTTTTCCTGCCAGATTGCTGCGAGGGAGATTCCCTCATCCCATATTTGTGCCACATTAACTGGAGAGCTTTTTGTGCTTGTCCTCCCCAAATTACACCCTCTTTCCTCAACCTACCACTTACATTTACTGGAATCACCCAGAATTCTCCTGTTTGCAGATTCTCTCAGCTCATCACCCGTGAGCTCAGTGAATTTATTGTCTAATACATCATCCAAACCAGCAATTAAAACTTTGCATCATCCCAGAGCCAAGAGGAGCCTTTTAATGGATCGTTCCAGCCTGACAGCAAATTGTTGGCTGTGGTTTGCTCGTGATTTCAGCCCCACTGGGTTTCCTTGGTTTTGCTTCTGAGCCCATCACGTCACACTGTGCCAAAAGCTTTATTAAGGCTGAGCTGTGTGGCAGGTACCACTTTTACCCTCACAGATTTTGTTATCTTGTCACAGGGAGGGATATCTCCCACCTGTCATAAAATCCTTGCTGATCATCCCTGCCTCCTTGATAACCCCTACACCGTTGATTGATGATTtatttcagagctttttttcccactcttggtttggctgctctgtgtgtccctgtgcccttttTAATAATGGATTATTTCcacatttcttcatggaaaggctttggaggtggcactcagtgctctggtctggttgacaaggtgAGAATTGGTCACagattggactcaatgatcttggaggtcttttccaacctaaatgagtCTGTGATTTGTGGTTGCTCAGTctccaaaaacacccaaatttccctgctgcaaagaaacaggagcaggagaaacaggctgggtttgggagctgtgatggatttcttttcccatttttcctggacACCACTCTGGCTGGCAACCCCCCACTGATTTGCATATTTACATAGAAAACACTAATTTTATTCACTTTTGATGTGTTAATTAGTTCATCTCATTAATATCTGTGGCAGCAAAGTGGCTCTTGCTGTTGTGTTTGATGTGGTTGTGTCTCCACACCTGTTTTCCCTCTTACTCCACACTTGGAAGCACGAACACAACTCCTGACTCTGCAGCTCACAGTTGTGGCATTGGAAAAACAAATCCTACACTGAGGCTCCAAAAATCACCTGGAATTCTTTTCCCAGACAGTTCAgtttggagagcagcagcacgcAAACCTCACATTGGAAAAGGGAAATAGGACTGATTGAACccatgggggaaaaaggagatttaGGCTTTGCCTAAAGCTGAGCCACCTTCATCTTCTACCTGCAccttcctccagcccaggggagggaggaacCAGTGTGGAAGAGGAGCTGTGACCTCATAATCAGCCCATTCCTCACCTCCAATCAAGAAGGAGAGTTTTAAATTGtccctcttccttttttatttaaaagagtTCCAGCAGTCTTCCACTCAGAGGATCAGAGGTGACAAAGTCCATCCAGAATTCCCGCCTCCAGATTTACTTCTCCGTGACCTTCAGCTCCCACAACCGGGAGCTTGCAGTCCAGCAGCTAGGTGGGTGGACAAGACAAGGAGTAAATCCTGTTAAACACAATCCCTTCACCTCCAGAGAATCAGTCAGGATAATCCCGGCTACTTCAGCTGCTTTGGCATCCAGAAAtttcaggaagagaaagagTTCCTCTAAATTTGTAGGCAATTCTAGGAAACCACTCTCACTTGACCTTCTGGCAGCACTTGGACTGCTGTGGTgaaaactgggggaaaagcTGGGAGTAAGGGTCTGCAAAAGATCAGGATGAAGTTCATTCTCCCTCCTGAGCTGTGTCCATCCTGGTTCCCCACACCCTCACTGGACTTATCTCAACCCTCCACTTGTTCCTTCCCCTCCAGATGGTCTCTCCACCAAGATTTTGCTTTCTCATGTCCAGCAAAACTGGTTGAGATACAAATTTCTCCTTCTACTTCCTCGTTCTCCTGCCAATATGACAGGTGGTTAAACAATAACAGCTTCGGCCTGCATCTCAACTTTCTtggagtttttaaaaagcacctGAGGTCCTGCAGGGAAGAACTGTGCAGGGTAGGGAGGACTTGCTCCTGCAGGAATTGCTCCTGGGATTGGGATGCAGCGCAGCCACCACAGCTCTACCAgtgcctgccctgagcagctggacatctcttccttctttttggtttaaaaacttgttcttctccttctccatcctaattttccttcccttttgaGGTTGTGTTTGGTGAGAGAAAATTAACAGCAGGTTCTGCTGTTGATTTTGTCTTTTGACATCTGTCatctccaggcacagctcagtggGGTGTCAGTGTCCTCTTGTCCCTGCCCACCACTGTGGTGTCACCTCCTTAATTTCCTCCATTTCCCCTCCAtccattaaagaaaatatttaaaaccagtCGCCAGATCCAGAGCTCACAGCACAAAACATGAAGCTGATGTGGAATCTTTCGTCCTCCTGGAAAACTGAACTCCAGGCACTGTGAAATATCTCAAAAATCCACATCCTTCCACATGTGTAACCAAAACCCTGCAGAGTTCCAGGGCAATGCTTCAGAGAAAGCAAAGATCTCATTTAACCatcaaacacaacaaaaaaacccgACACCCTTCAATTGTTTGGACCAGCTCTGGTTtctcccaggacacagctgagctAGGGATGCtgccagcttttcttttttttttttttttctgtgtgttttccaggaatgggagcttgcagctggggctgtgacccAAGAAGCTCTGAGCTGTTTGTGTGAGTCCCTGGCTGGCTGcccttcttcttctctctgtgacACCCCCAGGCCTCCTACAGAGCTTTTCTGTgtcccctcagctgcagctcctgcggGGAGAGGAGGCAGCGGAGAGCGTGGAGGGCAGAACCAAACAAAGCTCAACACAATCGATGGTTTCTCTGCCAGGAACGTGGCTCTGTAGAAAGCCTCTCACAAGCTCTGAATGACAGGGGTTGGTGACAGCTGTGTGAGGTTGTTTTGGCcctggggaaaaagaggggaatAGATACGGGGATATCTTTTCCAGCTGGATGAGGTCCATGAGGAGGCAGTGTGAGAGCAACTCCCAGCTCAGCGGGCTGCCCccattccttcccttctccctcccaccTTCCCGCTGCCTCTCCTCTGTCAGCCACATATTCCCCTCTCTGCCTCTCCCCCTTTTCTCCGATGAGAGAAGCTCATTtcaaaatgggaatgggaggaaAGACCCTGAGGAGCCAGAAATTTCTCCCCACTGGGGCTGGAGAAAAGTCAACAACCCTGCCACAAATCAGCTCTACTTCCACCTGCTCGTTTATAAACAGATGTTTGAAAACCCAAACTCACTGTGAACAAATTCACCCATCATCCCCTGTGCTGACACAACTGTGGAGCCATTGCAGGGGTGGGATGTTATTCCTCACAGAGCTTTGAAAGTGAGAGACAAAACTATGCTTTCAAGGATCTCCTCGGAGCAATAATGATTTGAAGCTTGAACGTGTCAAAAAGGccattttctgtatgttttctTGTGTGAGTTGGATGTCTGGGGACACTTCGGATTCGGGCAGGCTCAGGAAATCAATGGGAGTTCAGCACCTGACTTATCCAGGCTCTCTCAAAAATCCCAGGGGGAAGCTCAACCACAAAACACGAATCTTTGAAAGTGGAAAATTATCCTAGAACAACACTTTTATTTCAGCCATCACAGGGAGCTCTTCCAAACCCATCACAATCCGTATGTGAAGATGTAAGTGACGCTGGCCAGGATACCCAGGGACATCACCCCGTGGCTGCTTTGCCTGCTGCTGACTCCATTCACATTGCACAGGGGTTTCTCACAGCAGGAAACATTCTGGGAGCTTTGGATTTGTTGCTGACCTGTTTCTGGACACACTGGAGAACACATCTTGGAGATGACGTATTTAGGCTTGTTGGGCTCTAGTGCAGGAAGAAAAGtgggggaaagaagagaaaaaggaagatggaaaataattgtttcaatatttttgtGGCTAAATCTGTTTTGGTGACTAAAGGAAGGCCAGGCACTAATCTTCAAGGCAAATTTCATTGAATTAATCATAGAATtatggaatggcttgggttgcaagggaccttaaaaatcatccatgGGCAGACGTGAGAAGTGGATTTGTAATTAATTGTATACTTGTATACTTCACTATGTACAACAAATGATAAACAAGACCATCAAAAAAGTTTTTACAATCcaaaaaaagagggggagatgtgagaaatggatttgtaatGAATTCTCACAACCTGACTGAAAGCTCACACAGTCTTGTGCATCTGTATGCAAACACTGAGATCAAGTGTGCTGACTTAGGAAGGCCATGGAACAGAGATGACATTGTTGAGAGAGAGACTG comes from Camarhynchus parvulus chromosome 2, STF_HiC, whole genome shotgun sequence and encodes:
- the LOC115901489 gene encoding lymphocyte antigen 6E-like; this encodes MRTPLVTLLAAVLCVEQVYPFMCYTCQEQESNKDCLTISMCAKEDKHCVTIRKDVGTKPNKPKYVISKMCSPVCPETGQQQIQSSQNVSCCEKPLCNVNGVSSRQSSHGVMSLGILASVTYIFTYGL